In Litoribacterium kuwaitense, one genomic interval encodes:
- a CDS encoding atypical membrane-integrating protein (Mistic protein): protein MYLSKEEQAALSKAIDDLNAGLDTFIELYNDSEEQAHFMIPNDDVRQLYKQAIHYDDRNSVDYKLNRVLTEVLKALLPDKPEA from the coding sequence GTGTATCTTTCAAAGGAAGAGCAAGCTGCACTTAGTAAAGCCATTGACGATTTAAACGCTGGACTCGATACGTTTATCGAGCTTTATAATGATTCAGAAGAACAAGCACATTTTATGATTCCAAATGACGACGTTCGCCAATTGTATAAGCAAGCCATTCATTATGACGACCGCAATAGCGTCGATTACAAATTAAACCGCGTGCTCACAGAAGTGTTAAAGGCATTACTCCCAGACAAACCCGAAGCGTGA
- a CDS encoding MerR family transcriptional regulator, giving the protein MGNEPTSYRERKVISIGVVKELTGLSERQIRYYEERKLIFPERSARGSRKYSFDDVERLMDIANQIEDGVQTFEIRQEMIRKEKNEAKKETVREDMLRGQLNAYFHMRK; this is encoded by the coding sequence ATGGGAAATGAGCCCACGTCCTATCGAGAACGAAAGGTGATCTCGATTGGCGTCGTTAAAGAGTTGACAGGCTTATCTGAAAGGCAGATTCGTTATTATGAAGAACGAAAGCTCATTTTTCCAGAACGGTCTGCACGAGGATCGCGTAAGTATTCTTTTGATGATGTGGAACGGCTGATGGACATTGCTAACCAAATTGAGGACGGGGTGCAGACGTTTGAAATTCGTCAAGAAATGATCAGAAAAGAGAAAAATGAAGCAAAAAAAGAAACTGTGCGGGAAGATATGCTTCGTGGGCAATTAAATGCTTATTTTCATATGCGTAAATAA